One Mycobacteroides abscessus ATCC 19977 genomic window carries:
- a CDS encoding MmcQ/YjbR family DNA-binding protein yields MGTHPIMFTEDDPGLAELRRLALALPEAAEQISWGRPVFKAGKIFAMFGGNAKGATKGTMIAHPYSVLVKVDDSERLALVQDERFYYPAYMGPYGWLGLDFAIAEVDWDEVAELLDASYRLIASKRLIKLLDQRPPGGPDR; encoded by the coding sequence ATGGGCACGCACCCCATCATGTTCACCGAGGACGATCCCGGTCTGGCTGAGCTGCGCCGACTGGCGCTCGCGCTACCGGAAGCCGCCGAACAGATCTCCTGGGGCCGCCCCGTCTTCAAGGCCGGCAAGATCTTCGCGATGTTCGGCGGAAACGCCAAGGGCGCCACCAAGGGCACCATGATCGCCCATCCGTACTCAGTGCTGGTCAAGGTCGACGATTCCGAACGTCTCGCGCTGGTACAGGACGAACGCTTCTACTACCCGGCCTACATGGGGCCCTACGGCTGGCTCGGGCTGGACTTCGCCATCGCCGAGGTCGACTGGGACGAAGTCGCCGAACTCCTGGATGCGTCATACCGGCTGATCGCGTCCAAACGGCTGATCAAGCTGCTCGATCAGCGCCCGCCGGGTGGGCCTGATCGTTAA
- a CDS encoding crotonase/enoyl-CoA hydratase family protein, with the protein MADSLHASGSSVSDSLRASGSSVSDSLHASGSSADGWKAFTVETTGHIAQVTLIGPGKGNAMGPDFWRELPLIFTELDADPEVRAVVLAAAGRHFSYGLDLPAMAGTFMPLMAEKALAKPRTDFLDEIRRLQASVTAVADCRKPVIAAIQGWCIGGGVDLIAAADIRYASSEAKFSVREAKVAIVADIGSLHRLPPIIGDGHLRELAFTGKDIDAARAEKIGLVNDVFDTPEATLAAAHATAAEIAANPPLVVQGVKDVLGRERENVVADGLKYVSTWNAAFLPSEDLQEAIGAVFEKREPDFKGR; encoded by the coding sequence ATGGCTGATTCTCTTCACGCAAGCGGCTCATCGGTGTCTGATTCTCTTCGCGCAAGCGGCTCATCGGTGTCTGATTCTCTTCACGCAAGCGGCTCATCGGCCGACGGCTGGAAAGCCTTCACCGTCGAGACCACCGGGCATATCGCACAGGTCACCCTCATCGGCCCCGGCAAGGGCAATGCGATGGGCCCCGACTTTTGGCGAGAGCTACCGCTGATCTTCACCGAGCTCGACGCCGACCCCGAGGTACGGGCGGTGGTGCTCGCGGCCGCCGGTCGGCACTTCAGCTACGGATTGGACCTGCCGGCGATGGCGGGCACCTTCATGCCGCTTATGGCCGAGAAGGCACTGGCCAAACCGCGCACAGACTTCCTCGACGAGATCCGCCGGCTACAAGCCTCAGTGACAGCCGTCGCCGACTGCCGCAAGCCGGTGATCGCGGCAATTCAAGGCTGGTGCATCGGTGGCGGGGTGGATCTCATCGCCGCCGCCGATATCCGGTACGCCAGCTCCGAGGCAAAGTTCAGCGTGCGCGAGGCCAAGGTGGCGATTGTGGCCGATATCGGTTCGCTGCACCGGCTTCCGCCGATCATCGGTGACGGCCACCTGCGCGAACTGGCGTTCACCGGCAAGGACATCGACGCTGCCCGGGCCGAGAAGATCGGTCTCGTCAACGACGTGTTCGACACCCCCGAAGCGACGCTGGCCGCCGCGCATGCCACCGCGGCCGAGATCGCGGCGAATCCCCCGCTGGTGGTGCAGGGCGTCAAGGACGTCCTGGGGCGCGAGCGCGAGAACGTCGTGGCCGACGGCCTCAAGTACGTCTCCACCTGGAATGCCGCGTTCCTGCCGTCGGAGGATCTACAGGAGGCCATCGGCGCGGTCTTCGAGAAGCGGGAACCCGACTTCAAGGGGCGCTAG
- the bluB gene encoding 5,6-dimethylbenzimidazole synthase — protein sequence MDVYQAIATRRDVRAEFTGQVVDDATLMKLLQAAHRAPSVGNSQPWDFVVIREPGMLDDFAAHVALQRQRFADSLPEGRRNTFDPIKIEGIRESGTGVVVTYDHGRGGPHILGRHTISDAGLFSAVLAIQNLWLAAVTEGIGVGWVSFYEEQFLAELIDAPAHIRPIAWLCVGPVREFAERPDLERFGWRTGRPLEDAVHWGRYRA from the coding sequence ATGGACGTCTACCAAGCCATTGCCACCCGCCGGGACGTGCGCGCCGAGTTCACCGGTCAGGTTGTCGACGACGCGACGTTGATGAAGCTGCTGCAGGCCGCGCACCGTGCGCCCAGTGTCGGAAATAGTCAGCCATGGGATTTCGTGGTGATACGCGAACCAGGCATGCTGGATGACTTCGCCGCGCATGTCGCTCTGCAACGCCAGAGATTCGCCGACAGCCTTCCCGAAGGGCGGCGAAACACCTTCGACCCCATCAAGATTGAAGGTATTCGTGAGAGTGGCACCGGGGTGGTGGTCACCTACGACCATGGGCGCGGTGGTCCGCATATCCTCGGCCGTCACACCATCTCCGACGCGGGGCTCTTCTCCGCGGTGCTGGCGATCCAGAACCTGTGGCTCGCGGCCGTCACCGAGGGGATCGGTGTCGGCTGGGTGTCCTTCTACGAGGAACAGTTCCTGGCCGAACTGATTGACGCGCCCGCGCATATCCGGCCGATCGCCTGGTTGTGTGTGGGTCCGGTACGTGAATTCGCCGAACGGCCCGACCTGGAGCGGTTTGGCTGGCGCACAGGGCGCCCCCTGGAGGATGCCGTGCACTGGGGCCGCTACCGCGCCTAG
- a CDS encoding methionine synthase — protein sequence MWAKGTGLGSWPGQQARDATEIVVAELPLPHLVELPARGVGADLIGRAGALLVDIAIDVSPTGYRTTARPGAVVRRARGFLDEDMDALEEEWERGGHRGSERAVKVQGPGPVTLAAELELPNGHRAITDPGAVRDVAASLAEGLAQHRATLSRRLGVPVMVQIDEPSLPAALDGRLSGTSMFSPVHPVDVPTATALLDQCAEAVGGELLVHCCASDPPWELLREANIRAIAIDVAHLADAHALDGLASVLDTGKAVVLGVIPAQAPSTPISSDVLATRTAALADKLGFGRAMLRDRVGVSAGCGLAGTDLQWARKATELTRKVSDLIDADPDAL from the coding sequence ATGTGGGCGAAGGGAACTGGTCTGGGTTCGTGGCCTGGTCAACAGGCGCGTGACGCGACCGAGATCGTGGTGGCCGAGCTGCCGCTGCCGCATTTGGTGGAACTGCCGGCGCGCGGCGTTGGTGCCGATCTGATCGGCCGTGCCGGCGCGCTGCTGGTCGATATCGCCATCGACGTGTCACCCACCGGGTACCGGACTACCGCTCGCCCCGGCGCCGTGGTTCGGCGGGCGCGCGGCTTTCTCGACGAGGATATGGATGCGCTTGAGGAGGAATGGGAGCGCGGCGGACATCGTGGCAGTGAACGTGCCGTCAAGGTTCAGGGGCCGGGGCCGGTAACGCTCGCCGCAGAGCTGGAACTGCCCAACGGCCACCGCGCGATCACCGACCCCGGGGCCGTCCGGGACGTGGCGGCGTCGTTGGCCGAAGGCCTGGCGCAGCATCGAGCCACGCTGTCTCGCAGGCTAGGTGTGCCCGTGATGGTACAGATCGACGAGCCGTCTCTGCCTGCGGCGCTGGACGGCAGGCTGTCCGGCACCAGCATGTTCTCACCGGTGCATCCGGTCGACGTGCCGACCGCGACCGCACTGTTGGACCAGTGCGCCGAGGCGGTGGGGGGTGAGCTGTTGGTGCATTGTTGCGCCTCTGACCCTCCATGGGAGCTGTTGCGCGAAGCCAATATTCGCGCCATCGCGATAGATGTCGCGCACCTCGCCGATGCGCATGCACTTGACGGGCTGGCCTCGGTGCTGGACACCGGAAAGGCCGTGGTGCTGGGCGTGATTCCCGCGCAGGCGCCCTCGACTCCGATATCGTCCGATGTGCTGGCGACGCGCACCGCGGCGCTTGCCGACAAGCTGGGTTTCGGTCGAGCCATGCTGCGTGACCGGGTCGGAGTCAGCGCCGGCTGTGGGCTTGCCGGTACTGACCTTCAATGGGCTCGTAAGGCAACCGAATTGACGCGCAAGGTCAGTGACCTGATCGACGCCGACCCGGATGCGCTGTGA
- a CDS encoding NCS2 family permease, with protein MTALLDRFFRITERQSTLGREIRGGVVTFFAMAYIVVLNPLIIGGEPGRAHNVDVLGHVLPVGQVAAVTALAAGVMSILFGFVANYPFALAAGLGINSLLAVSFAPQMTWPEAMGLVIVDGLIIVALGISGFRTAVFHAIPDELKAAIAAGIGCFIAFIGFVDAGFVRRVPDAANTTVPVGLGIDNSVATIPTLIFAAGVLLMGILVVRKVRGGLLIGIVAMTVVSMIAQALCGRGAQPTDAKGWNLTVPDWPSSAGGMPDLSLLGQVDLFGAFTRVGVLSATVLVFALVLSNFFDAMGTMTGLGKEAGLADEHGTLPGIGRALTVEGVGAVIGGVSSSSSNTVYVESASGIAEGARTGLANVVTGLLFLAAMFFTPLYSVVPLEAAAPALVVVGAMMIGQLRSVDLTRFDYALPCFLTVVTMPFTYSIANGIGVGFISWVVLALARGRFRSVHPLLYVVAMLFVIYFAKGPIEDLLAHGA; from the coding sequence ATGACTGCGCTCCTGGACCGGTTCTTCCGGATAACTGAACGGCAGTCGACTCTCGGGCGAGAGATTCGTGGCGGGGTCGTCACCTTCTTCGCGATGGCCTACATCGTGGTACTCAACCCGCTCATCATCGGTGGCGAGCCGGGACGCGCGCACAACGTGGATGTGCTGGGCCACGTGCTCCCGGTGGGACAGGTAGCGGCGGTCACGGCCCTGGCTGCCGGTGTCATGTCGATCCTGTTCGGATTCGTCGCCAACTACCCGTTCGCGCTTGCCGCCGGACTGGGCATCAACAGTCTGCTGGCAGTGTCATTCGCTCCCCAGATGACGTGGCCCGAGGCGATGGGGTTGGTGATTGTCGACGGCCTGATCATTGTGGCGCTTGGCATTTCAGGATTTCGTACTGCGGTTTTCCATGCGATTCCCGACGAGCTGAAAGCGGCGATCGCCGCGGGTATCGGATGCTTCATCGCATTCATCGGCTTTGTCGACGCCGGCTTTGTGCGTCGCGTCCCCGATGCCGCAAACACCACCGTGCCGGTAGGGCTGGGTATCGACAACTCGGTGGCCACCATCCCGACGCTGATTTTTGCCGCGGGTGTGCTGCTGATGGGAATCCTGGTGGTGCGCAAGGTCCGTGGCGGATTGCTCATCGGCATCGTGGCGATGACTGTCGTATCGATGATCGCGCAGGCGTTGTGCGGCCGGGGTGCGCAACCCACCGATGCCAAGGGCTGGAATCTCACCGTGCCCGATTGGCCGTCATCGGCGGGCGGCATGCCGGATCTGAGTCTGCTGGGCCAGGTCGACCTTTTCGGTGCCTTTACGCGGGTGGGCGTGCTGTCGGCGACGGTGCTGGTGTTCGCGTTGGTGCTCTCCAACTTCTTCGATGCCATGGGCACCATGACGGGCCTGGGCAAGGAGGCCGGCCTGGCCGACGAGCACGGCACGTTGCCGGGCATCGGGCGGGCGCTCACTGTGGAGGGTGTCGGAGCGGTGATCGGTGGTGTCTCCTCCTCGTCCTCCAACACCGTATATGTCGAGTCGGCCTCCGGAATCGCGGAGGGCGCACGCACCGGGCTGGCCAACGTTGTTACCGGGCTGCTGTTCCTGGCGGCCATGTTCTTCACACCGCTGTATTCGGTGGTGCCGCTGGAGGCGGCGGCGCCGGCTCTGGTGGTGGTCGGCGCGATGATGATCGGGCAGTTGCGCAGCGTGGACCTAACCCGGTTCGACTACGCGTTGCCCTGCTTTCTCACAGTGGTGACGATGCCGTTCACCTACTCGATTGCCAACGGGATCGGCGTCGGGTTCATCAGCTGGGTGGTTCTGGCGCTCGCACGTGGCAGATTTCGGTCGGTGCATCCGCTGCTGTATGTGGTGGCGATGTTGTTCGTCATCTACTTCGCCAAGGGGCCGATCGAGGATCTCCTGGCCCATGGCGCCTAA
- a CDS encoding acyl-ACP desaturase, translating into MAQKEFTDLELLHELEPVVEENTHRHLGVFKEWNPHDYIPWSDGKNYKALGGQDWDPEQCKLSEVARVAMVTNLLTEDNLPAYHREIAMNFTMDGPWGTWVNRWTAEENRHSIAIRDYLVVTRSVDPVELEKLRMEQMTRGFSPGQNRQGGDELFAESLFDSVAYVSFQELATRVSHRNTGVACAEPIAQELLKHISNDENLHMIFYRNMVEAGLEIAPNQAVKSIHKVLDNFTMPGYTIPGFRRNAVTIATGGVYDPQLHLAEVVQPVLRKWRIFERDDINGEGEWYREDLDRIITDLKKTASDFDEVKAKYLERQAKRAERQAAKV; encoded by the coding sequence ATGGCCCAGAAGGAATTCACCGACCTCGAGCTCCTACACGAGCTCGAACCCGTGGTCGAGGAGAACACTCATCGCCACCTCGGCGTATTCAAAGAGTGGAACCCGCACGACTACATCCCCTGGTCGGACGGCAAGAACTACAAGGCCCTGGGCGGGCAGGACTGGGATCCGGAGCAGTGCAAGCTGTCCGAGGTCGCGAGGGTGGCCATGGTCACCAACCTGCTCACCGAGGACAACCTGCCCGCCTATCACCGCGAGATCGCCATGAACTTCACCATGGACGGCCCGTGGGGCACCTGGGTCAACCGCTGGACCGCCGAGGAAAACCGGCACAGCATCGCCATCCGCGACTACCTGGTGGTCACCCGCTCGGTGGACCCGGTGGAACTGGAGAAGCTACGGATGGAGCAGATGACCCGCGGCTTCTCCCCCGGCCAGAACCGCCAGGGCGGCGACGAACTCTTCGCCGAGAGCCTGTTCGACTCGGTGGCCTACGTGTCCTTTCAAGAGTTGGCCACCCGCGTCTCGCACCGCAACACCGGGGTCGCGTGTGCCGAGCCGATCGCGCAGGAGCTGCTCAAACACATCTCCAACGACGAGAACCTGCACATGATCTTCTACCGCAACATGGTCGAGGCAGGTCTCGAGATCGCGCCCAACCAGGCGGTGAAATCCATCCATAAGGTGCTCGACAACTTCACGATGCCCGGCTACACGATTCCTGGCTTTCGCCGCAATGCCGTCACCATCGCCACCGGCGGTGTCTACGACCCACAACTGCACCTTGCCGAGGTTGTGCAACCCGTGCTGCGTAAGTGGCGCATCTTCGAACGCGACGACATCAACGGTGAGGGCGAGTGGTACCGCGAAGACCTGGACCGCATCATCACCGACCTCAAGAAGACGGCCTCCGACTTCGATGAGGTCAAGGCCAAGTACCTGGAACGCCAGGCCAAGCGCGCAGAACGCCAGGCCGCCAAAGTCTAG
- a CDS encoding SGNH/GDSL hydrolase family protein, with protein sequence MRALRTLSTMIGLAAVVAATAAVPPIASAEPAAGAQLVAIGDSFMAAGSNAAAITGPVGTACNQATDNVAHLVASSFPQMTFADYSCVGALTTDVYAPSTRGPQNVGLSPATKVAIVSIGGNDAGFEQIATDCLFALSCPPEKKAQFSANVASVGPKLTGAYAAIRQAAPNARVFTVGYLPILPPDAKGCLVGLINTQETINFLNGLQRQLNDTIVAESSKAGFTPVIPATSSDHSVCAADFQRYVSMTGAGAGDEGIPMHPTAPGRQYVAERVAIAMRSAGVQGT encoded by the coding sequence ATGCGCGCGCTCAGGACGCTTTCGACGATGATCGGCCTCGCGGCGGTGGTGGCGGCGACAGCGGCCGTCCCCCCGATCGCGTCCGCCGAGCCCGCCGCGGGAGCGCAGCTGGTGGCGATCGGTGACTCGTTCATGGCGGCGGGTTCCAACGCGGCCGCAATCACCGGCCCCGTCGGCACCGCCTGCAACCAGGCCACAGATAACGTCGCGCATCTGGTGGCCTCGTCGTTCCCGCAGATGACATTCGCCGATTACTCGTGCGTGGGCGCGCTCACCACCGACGTTTATGCCCCGTCCACTCGCGGCCCGCAGAACGTCGGGCTGTCGCCCGCCACCAAGGTGGCGATCGTGTCCATCGGGGGAAACGACGCAGGCTTCGAGCAGATCGCCACCGACTGCCTCTTCGCGTTGAGCTGCCCGCCGGAGAAGAAGGCTCAGTTCAGTGCCAACGTGGCCTCGGTAGGACCGAAGCTGACGGGTGCGTACGCCGCGATACGCCAGGCGGCACCGAACGCCCGCGTATTCACCGTTGGCTACCTGCCGATCCTCCCTCCGGATGCCAAGGGATGTCTGGTCGGGCTGATCAATACCCAAGAGACCATCAATTTCCTCAACGGGCTACAGCGCCAGCTGAACGACACAATCGTCGCCGAGTCTTCCAAAGCTGGCTTCACTCCGGTCATCCCGGCGACCAGCAGCGACCACAGCGTATGCGCCGCGGATTTCCAGCGCTACGTGTCGATGACGGGTGCCGGTGCCGGCGATGAGGGAATTCCCATGCACCCCACTGCTCCTGGCCGCCAGTATGTGGCCGAGCGCGTGGCGATCGCCATGCGTTCCGCGGGGGTTCAGGGCACCTAG
- the mnmA gene encoding tRNA 2-thiouridine(34) synthase MnmA, translating to MKILAAMSGGVDSSVAAARMVDAGHEVVGVHLALSAAPGTLRTGSRGCCSKEDAADARRVADMLGIPFYVWDFADRFKEDVIDDFVEAYAEGRTPNPCVKCNEKIKFAALADRAVALGFDAVATGHYARLQDGRLRRAVDADKDQSYVLGVLTPEQLRRAMFPVGDSPKPDIRAEAEQRGLLVANKPDSHDICFIPSGDTQAFLGARIGVRRGNVVDADGSVLATHAGVHEFTIGQRKGLGLVGPAADGRPRYVTSIDAETATVRVGTVEDLEIWEFGGEPVVWTSGRVPGQPIECQVQVRAHGSVVDAIVEPGAERIHVRLRTALRGVAPGQTVVLYRPDAEGDEVLGSAVITRD from the coding sequence GTGAAAATTCTTGCGGCGATGAGCGGGGGAGTCGACTCCTCGGTGGCTGCCGCCCGCATGGTCGATGCCGGACATGAGGTGGTCGGCGTGCACCTGGCGTTGTCGGCCGCGCCGGGCACACTGCGCACGGGATCTCGCGGATGCTGCTCCAAGGAGGATGCCGCCGATGCGCGGCGCGTCGCCGATATGCTCGGAATCCCGTTCTATGTATGGGATTTCGCTGATCGATTCAAAGAGGACGTCATCGACGATTTCGTTGAGGCGTACGCCGAGGGCCGCACCCCGAATCCGTGCGTGAAATGCAACGAGAAGATCAAGTTCGCGGCGCTGGCAGATAGGGCCGTCGCGCTGGGCTTCGACGCGGTGGCCACCGGCCATTACGCGCGTCTGCAGGATGGCAGGCTGCGCCGCGCGGTGGACGCGGACAAGGACCAGTCGTACGTGCTGGGGGTGCTGACCCCAGAACAGTTGCGCCGCGCGATGTTCCCGGTGGGCGACAGTCCCAAACCCGATATCCGGGCGGAGGCCGAACAGCGTGGCCTGCTGGTGGCGAACAAGCCCGACAGTCATGACATCTGTTTCATTCCTTCCGGTGACACCCAGGCGTTCCTGGGTGCACGGATCGGCGTGCGCCGAGGGAATGTGGTGGACGCGGACGGCAGTGTGCTGGCGACCCATGCCGGCGTGCATGAGTTCACCATCGGTCAGCGCAAGGGACTGGGGCTGGTCGGGCCCGCCGCTGATGGCCGCCCCCGATACGTCACGTCGATCGATGCCGAGACTGCCACCGTCCGGGTGGGAACCGTTGAAGATCTTGAGATTTGGGAGTTCGGCGGAGAGCCGGTGGTCTGGACCTCCGGCCGGGTCCCGGGCCAACCCATCGAGTGTCAGGTGCAGGTCCGCGCACACGGGTCAGTAGTGGATGCCATCGTCGAGCCGGGGGCCGAGCGGATTCACGTCCGGTTGCGCACCGCTCTGCGGGGTGTGGCTCCAGGGCAGACGGTGGTGCTGTACCGGCCCGACGCCGAGGGCGACGAAGTGCTCGGCAGCGCCGTCATCACGCGCGACTAG
- a CDS encoding cysteine desulfurase family protein: MSRSVYLDHAATTPMRPDAIEAMAATMAQTGNAASLHGAGRDARRRVEESRESIAAALGARPSEVIFTAGGTESDNLAVKGIYWARRGADARRRRIIASAVEHHAVLDAVQWLADHEGAAVTWLPVDQAGTVTPGALRAALAEHDDVALITVMWANNEVGTINPIYELSSIAAEFDVPMHSDAIGAVGQLDVDFALSGLSAISVAAHKFGGPMGVGALLLRREIACVPLLHGGGHERDIRSGTPDTAAIVAMSTALVAAVAERCESAAAMAGLRDSLIDQVLTQIEGATLNGAPGSGRLPGNAHFTFAGCEGDSLLMLLDANGIECSTGSACTAGVARPSHVLIEMGIDPEVARGSLRFTFGHTSVPSDVDRALEALHAAVPRARAAALASAGGRS, encoded by the coding sequence ATGTCCCGATCGGTCTACCTGGACCATGCCGCCACCACCCCGATGCGCCCCGATGCCATCGAGGCGATGGCCGCCACCATGGCACAGACCGGAAACGCCGCCTCCTTACACGGGGCTGGCCGCGATGCGCGCCGGCGGGTGGAGGAATCGCGTGAGTCGATCGCGGCGGCCCTGGGGGCCCGGCCGTCGGAGGTGATCTTCACCGCCGGTGGCACCGAGAGCGACAACCTGGCCGTCAAAGGCATCTACTGGGCACGCCGCGGCGCTGACGCGCGCCGTCGACGCATCATTGCCAGTGCCGTGGAGCACCACGCCGTGCTGGATGCTGTGCAGTGGCTCGCCGATCACGAGGGCGCCGCGGTGACCTGGCTGCCCGTCGACCAGGCCGGCACCGTGACGCCCGGGGCACTGCGCGCAGCTCTTGCCGAGCATGACGACGTCGCACTCATCACAGTGATGTGGGCCAACAATGAGGTCGGCACCATCAACCCGATCTACGAATTATCGTCCATTGCAGCAGAATTCGATGTTCCTATGCACAGCGATGCCATTGGTGCGGTCGGCCAGCTCGACGTCGATTTCGCGCTTAGCGGGCTGTCGGCGATCAGTGTGGCCGCGCACAAATTCGGTGGTCCGATGGGAGTCGGCGCCTTGCTGCTTCGGCGTGAAATCGCTTGTGTGCCATTGCTACACGGTGGTGGTCACGAACGGGATATCAGGTCCGGCACGCCCGACACCGCGGCCATCGTGGCGATGTCGACTGCGCTTGTCGCTGCGGTCGCCGAACGGTGCGAGAGCGCGGCCGCCATGGCCGGACTAAGGGATTCGTTGATCGACCAAGTACTGACACAGATCGAGGGCGCCACCCTCAATGGTGCGCCCGGCAGCGGCAGGTTGCCCGGGAATGCGCATTTCACCTTTGCCGGATGTGAAGGCGATTCCCTGCTGATGTTATTGGATGCCAACGGCATCGAATGCTCGACGGGCTCGGCGTGCACGGCGGGTGTGGCACGCCCGTCGCATGTGCTCATCGAAATGGGTATAGACCCCGAAGTCGCGCGTGGATCGTTGCGCTTCACCTTCGGGCACACCTCCGTCCCGTCGGACGTGGACCGTGCGCTCGAGGCGCTTCATGCTGCCGTTCCCCGGGCGCGTGCCGCTGCCCTCGCCAGCGCCGGGGGGCGGTCGTGA
- a CDS encoding lysophospholipid acyltransferase family protein, translating into MAPEYAHAWLPKATCDESCMRANLIDEPGRFTRTFRTTSRIAMAITLLTLAPLLGIPLPGRVRWQRGYCRLMLRCLGVRISVSGGPIRDIRGSLVVAGHVSWVDVFAIGAVLPGSFVARADLIDWPGLGVIARMMRVIPIERGNLRTLPRVVGTVAARLRAGQTVVAFPEGTTWCGRAYGSFRPAMFQAAVDAQRPVQPLRLTYHHLNGELSTVPAYVGEDTLMASIRRLTATRMTVAHIRVAGLQLPGESRRDLAARCETAVRAGDQIPQVHSHHHPEHPERPEPIAA; encoded by the coding sequence ATGGCACCCGAATACGCTCACGCCTGGCTGCCGAAGGCAACCTGTGACGAAAGCTGCATGCGGGCCAACCTCATCGACGAGCCCGGCAGGTTTACGCGCACCTTCCGGACCACATCGCGTATCGCTATGGCGATCACGCTGTTGACACTTGCACCGCTGTTGGGGATTCCGCTTCCTGGGCGGGTCCGCTGGCAGCGTGGTTACTGCCGGCTGATGTTGCGCTGCCTTGGCGTACGCATCTCGGTCTCCGGCGGGCCGATTCGCGATATCCGGGGCTCCCTGGTGGTGGCAGGTCACGTCTCCTGGGTCGACGTGTTCGCGATCGGCGCCGTGCTTCCGGGCTCGTTCGTGGCTCGCGCGGACCTGATCGATTGGCCGGGCCTGGGCGTCATCGCCCGGATGATGCGTGTCATTCCGATCGAGCGGGGAAACCTGCGCACCTTGCCCCGGGTGGTGGGCACCGTTGCCGCACGGCTGCGTGCCGGCCAGACGGTGGTGGCCTTCCCGGAGGGCACCACCTGGTGTGGTCGTGCGTACGGGTCATTCCGCCCCGCGATGTTTCAGGCCGCGGTCGATGCGCAACGGCCGGTGCAGCCGTTGCGGTTGACCTATCACCACCTGAACGGCGAGTTGTCGACCGTGCCGGCGTACGTTGGCGAGGACACCCTGATGGCGTCCATTCGCCGGCTCACCGCCACGCGGATGACGGTGGCGCATATTCGGGTGGCGGGGCTGCAATTACCCGGCGAGAGCCGCCGCGATCTGGCCGCACGCTGTGAGACGGCCGTGCGGGCCGGGGATCAGATCCCGCAGGTCCACAGCCACCATCACCCGGAGCATCCCGAACGCCCGGAGCCGATCGCGGCCTGA
- a CDS encoding GNAT family N-acetyltransferase, translating into MSTASVLIAADQSMPEVAGKTGEAALGPRYTLLLSNDSADIDAVQRLRYDVFSSEPGFQLASTPEAFEGRDADRFDEHCDHLLVREDVSGDVVGCYRMLPPPGAIAAGGLYSATEFDISGLDSLRPQLVEMGRAVVRGDHRNGAVVLLMWAGILAYLDRCDYTYVTGCVSVPMQDSPEQAPGSQVRAVRDFVMKRHAAAPQYTVRPYNPVVVGGMGLDDIAPPAKVQVPALMRGYLRLGAKVLGEPAHDPDFGVADFMALLNKNEADVRYLKRLRSVGAASEIGATTVPSESE; encoded by the coding sequence ATGAGTACCGCGTCAGTTCTCATCGCCGCAGATCAATCCATGCCAGAGGTGGCGGGGAAGACCGGGGAGGCCGCGCTGGGGCCCCGGTACACCCTGCTGTTGTCGAACGATTCCGCCGATATCGATGCCGTACAACGGCTTCGGTACGACGTATTCAGCAGTGAGCCGGGATTCCAGCTCGCCAGCACTCCGGAGGCGTTCGAGGGACGCGATGCCGACCGTTTCGACGAGCACTGCGACCACCTCCTGGTACGCGAGGACGTCTCCGGCGATGTGGTGGGCTGCTACCGGATGCTTCCTCCGCCGGGGGCTATTGCGGCCGGAGGACTCTACAGTGCAACGGAATTCGATATCAGCGGACTCGACTCGCTGCGGCCTCAGTTGGTGGAGATGGGTCGGGCCGTGGTGCGGGGCGATCACCGCAACGGCGCGGTGGTGCTGCTGATGTGGGCGGGGATCCTGGCCTACCTGGATCGCTGCGACTACACGTATGTCACCGGATGTGTGTCGGTTCCGATGCAGGACAGCCCCGAACAGGCTCCCGGTAGCCAGGTGCGTGCCGTGCGTGACTTCGTGATGAAGCGGCATGCCGCGGCCCCGCAGTACACGGTGCGGCCCTACAACCCGGTCGTGGTCGGCGGGATGGGCCTTGATGACATCGCCCCGCCGGCCAAGGTGCAGGTCCCTGCGCTGATGCGTGGATACCTGCGGCTTGGGGCGAAGGTTCTTGGAGAGCCCGCGCACGACCCCGACTTCGGTGTGGCCGACTTCATGGCCCTGCTCAACAAGAACGAAGCCGATGTGCGATACCTCAAACGGCTGAGATCGGTGGGGGCGGCCTCGGAAATCGGCGCTACCACGGTGCCTTCGGAATCGGAGTAG